The following is a genomic window from Nitrososphaerales archaeon.
GAAAATATGCTATACTTTTTGTCACACTATATGCTAGTTCTATGGGGTTAGCATCACGCATGAGTTACGTATGAAGGCGTTAAACATGTCTTTTATCTCTTGTTCCAAATCCTTGGGTATTACCTAATTTTAAATGAATATGTTCTTAGATACACCAGTTGCCTTCTCATTCACACAGACTAGTTATAACAGGTTCCCCGTCAGAAAGGCTTATGCCAGTCCTAGGCCCAGTAAGGAGAAACCTAGCATATTTTTGCGATTGGCCCATTCTGATGTAATATGTCTAGAACAGCCCAAGAGAACATCGGCAATGGTTAACGTTTTGTAGAGGAAAATATCATTAGTCCAATTATGGCAACCCCAGACATTATCAAGCTGTAAGTGAATGCTGATTGAGCTCCTAGCTGATCCCATAATGTTCCAAACACGGCATTTGCTATCAAAAATGAAATGCCAACGAACAGATAATAAATTCCGTAAGCTGTTCCTCGAAGCTCACTGGGGGAGTATTTGGGTATAATTGCTCTTTGAACAGTTTCAGAAATACCTAAGTATAGACCGAAGATCGCTGCCATAATAAAGACCACATATACTTGAGTTGGTATCATAAAACCGATAAATGATGCGAAGAAAAATAAGCTGAATCCGATTGCAAGTACCTTCTCTCCTCCAATTTTATCAGAAAGCATGCCTGATGGATAACCAATAGATGTATGTGCTACGTTTATGACAGCATAAACAAGTGGAACCACTGCAGCCACCATTTCTAGCTCCATGGCTGCAAGAAGCACAAATGAGAAATTATATGCTCCAAGAGAAAATAATATAAGAATAGACATAAGAAAGGAGAACTTTTCACGCAGAACGTACCGAAAATTAGACATTATACTAACGCTCGTCGGTGTCATTTTCCTTTCTCTTACTAAGAACAGAAGGATCATCAGTGCTATGATTCCAGGGATGAATGAGAGCCAAAATATTCCACGAATACCAAACAATGGCATCAGGGCAAATGCAAGAACTGGGCCGGCAATTGCTCCAGCTTGGTCCAACGATCTGTGTATACCGAACGCTCTTCCTACAACGCTTTCTCTAACGGAATCGCTAAGTAGCGCATCTCTAGGCGCCGTTCTAACACCTTTGCCAACTCTATCGCTGACCCTTACTACAAGTGCGTGTGTCCAAGCACTGGACAAAGCGAACAGTGGCTTGGAGGCTGTAGAGAGCGCGTAACCAGCAATGACCAAGGATTTTCTTCTGCCAATTTTATCTGAAACGGCACCTGAAAATGTCCGTGAAACATAGCTAACAAATTCACCGAGACCTTCTATAAGTCCCAATATGGCCTTGCTGGCGCCAAGTTCACCGATTATGAAAAGAGGTAGAATGCCCAAAACCATTTCAGTTGATATGTCGGTGAAGAAACTAACGAGGCCAAGGTTAACAACATTCTTCGAAAAGTCAGCTTCTCGACGTTTATCATCCATAATATCAGTTACACTTCATTGATTAGATTCTTAAAGATGCTGTTAATTCATCATAGGATGGGAAGTCAAAGACAGATTCGAGTAATTTCTGCAAAAATTTGAAGCCGTCCAACCGTCCTAAATACGGGCATTTCAATACTGGCCTAGTCTGTTCATGTATTACACCTATTTTGATATCGCACAGTTCAAAGGCAGGATTATCATTTTCCGCATCTCCTACATACATGATATTACCATTGATACCTAGTTCACTTTCAAGAGAAGCGAAAGTTTTGACCTTACCTGCGCGGCTGGATTGCGCATCAGCAAATGGATGGTCGTATAGGTCACAACATGCAAGCCAAGCTCTAGACATGTTTGCAATACCAGAGCCATCATACTTCTCAAGGCGTTCCATTCCTTCGTCAATCTCCAGTGCACACAGAAGCACGAGTGCCGCCCTTAGCATTTCTTTCTCTACAAATGCTCGATCGCTAGTTCCCTATTTCTGATCGCATCCAGTGAATATAGTCATTGGACTAACTCTTGAGCTGTCCCATCAGTCCAGCTTACCTCCGAATTTGTAAGGTATCAGGATGAAGCATTAGCGTACTCCTCATGTATCGCTAGTAATATCACCTATATAGTACTAACGCCTCGGATTCATTAAGGTCAGAAGATGGTCAAATGACTATAATCACACATTTGTTGCAACAATCTTACCTTTGCATAAACTCTCGCCTCAACATTATTTCTTGTAGCCAATCTTGATTTAAACCTATGACACCTGCTATTGCAGTCGCAAAAGGCGCCCATTCTTCTTCTAAGCTCACTATTGTTGTCGCAATGCAAAATGGAATATGGTTTGAGATTTCGATCGGTGCAATTCGTAACGGCCCGAATTACATAAGTTCTCTGGGCGCGTCAAAGGGCTCATAGTGCAATCGTAACCAGAAAATAGTGGCAACGTTCACATTGAATCACATACTTAACTGTCCTCTGGTATATTCAAATACTTAACGCAGCAACATTTTTAATGTCGGCCCAATACAGTTAACCCTTCCAACGGCGATGGCATCCGCCCAGGCTGTGCCTGAACCGCCTTCAAGGCTGATGATGCCTACCATGAACAACATGGTGGGACCATAGAATGCGAGCTGTAGTAAGAGAAAATGGGCACGTGGATGCCATATGGTAGAGTTATACAGCACCGCTGTCATCGCAGCAGCCATCGTTATCGCAGGGATCATAGCCATAAGATCCAGAATATCTTCGTCCATAATAGAAGTGGCGATGGGCATCATACTGACCAATGTGCTTCTTGTAAAGATAGAATCATGGCTTGAGTTTCTTGCTACCTTCGGCGGCCTTACTCTGACGTTCCTTGCAGGGTCGGAGGTCGAATCAGCACTACTAAAAAAGAAGGCAAAGGAAAGCGGTGTGATTGGCACACTTGCATTTCTCGTACCACTGGTTGCTGAATTGGCATTTCTGTCGCTGATAACAGACTGGGCATGGCAGACCAAGTTGGCGATGAGTCTTGCTTTGACCACTACTTCAATAGCTGTTGTTTATGCGGTTCTTACAGAATTTGAGATAATGAGAACAGATCTCGGACGAACCATTATTGCTGTGACTTTCGTTAATGATATCCTTGTCATAGTAGGCATAAGCTTCATCCAGCCCAGTTTCAATCTGCTTACTCCGATATTTTTAACTACCCTCCTTGCATTAGTATTTATAATTCCGAAACTGGTTAACAATATAATACTCAAGTACGGCAAAAGGGCCATCGAGATGGAACTCAGATTCATGTTTGCCGCCATATTCGTCATGTCATTCTTTTCGGAGGAGGCTATGATGCATGCCGTCTTCGGGGC
Proteins encoded in this region:
- a CDS encoding MFS transporter — translated: MDDKRREADFSKNVVNLGLVSFFTDISTEMVLGILPLFIIGELGASKAILGLIEGLGEFVSYVSRTFSGAVSDKIGRRKSLVIAGYALSTASKPLFALSSAWTHALVVRVSDRVGKGVRTAPRDALLSDSVRESVVGRAFGIHRSLDQAGAIAGPVLAFALMPLFGIRGIFWLSFIPGIIALMILLFLVRERKMTPTSVSIMSNFRYVLREKFSFLMSILILFSLGAYNFSFVLLAAMELEMVAAVVPLVYAVINVAHTSIGYPSGMLSDKIGGEKVLAIGFSLFFFASFIGFMIPTQVYVVFIMAAIFGLYLGISETVQRAIIPKYSPSELRGTAYGIYYLFVGISFLIANAVFGTLWDQLGAQSAFTYSLIMSGVAIIGLMIFSSTKR
- a CDS encoding cation:proton antiporter; amino-acid sequence: MVELYSTAVIAAAIVIAGIIAIRSRISSSIIEVAMGIILTNVLLVKIESWLEFLATFGGLTLTFLAGSEVESALLKKKAKESGVIGTLAFLVPLVAELAFLSLITDWAWQTKLAMSLALTTTSIAVVYAVLTEFEIMRTDLGRTIIAVTFVNDILVIVGISFIQPSFNLLTPIFLTTLLALVFIIPKLVNNIILKYGKRAIEMELRFMFAAIFVMSFFSEEAMMHAVFGAFTMGLIFANTIQKHPEVMGKMRTVTFSVLSPVFFVRAGMLISVGSVVQGVALISGLLAVKLLSKFGGCYLACRKWIPEAPAFSTLLFSTGLTIGTITATIGRDLGFLNQEQFSVTLIAVVLSAVVPTLIAKGFVPRKV